The Callospermophilus lateralis isolate mCalLat2 unplaced genomic scaffold, mCalLat2.hap1 Scaffold_60, whole genome shotgun sequence sequence GTGACAGCTGAAGAGAAGGGGTGGGGGCAGTGGTAACAGAGAGGAAATGATGGGACAATGGAGAAGGACTACAGCACAAGGAGCGGCAGGACAGGAAGCAGTGGCTTCTGGGAAGGCCAGAGGGTGTGGTGGTCAGAGTCTGCCCCACAGATAGGGGCTGCTCAGGTTTGGAATGCAAGATGGGTAGGAGCACAGCGTCAGAGTTGTGCTGAGGGTGCTGATGTATGCAAGATGCACTGGGAGGGGCCCATGGGGCACAGTGTGTGTGGTCTCCCCCCAATTAGAATGGCAACGCTTCGTTAGTTGAATGGCTGGCTCCAAAGTTCCAGGGGGAGGAAGGTTCAAACTTGTGAACTCTGAGGGCCCAAGTCCTCATCAATCATTAAGGATGGGGGAACTCGAGTCTCCCCCCTGGAGCTCCACagctggagcctgaggcagacTGCAGGGGAGGGGTCATGACCAGTGACATCACACACCACCCATTTCATGGTGAGTAACTGAGGCTCCCAGTGTCCTGCCTGGGCTGGAAAGCAGGGGATCTGGACACATTCTCTCAAGCATGTGCTGTCCCCAGGGATTTTGGGCAAAAAGAAAGGTTTGGGAGGGCTGGCAGGTACCCACCTCCTGCAGGTGATGCCACAGGTCCTGGTAGACAGTGTTCTGGTACTCAAAGGTATGAAGGTAGGACTGTCGAGACAGGCCACCGTGAGGACTGGACCAGTGCCCCCAGGCTCCCCTCTGGTTGGCTGGGGCACTGGGGCTGATGGAATCCCACTCCAGGGGCTGGCCAAGGGGTGCCATACTCACCGCCAGGCCTTTCTTGAATAGGTCCTCTGTCAGGAAGCTGGAGAGCATCCTGAGGACCGAGGCACCCTGGGGTAGGGGTGACAGGGGGAATCAGAAGGCTGTTGGCTACCAGGACCCTGTGCCCCAAGGGTGTGGGACAGGTAACCCCAGGACCCCAGGTGTGAAAAGGCCCTGTCGAGGGTGAATCCCTGTCTCTCTCCCCACACCCCATCATGTCTCAGGGTCCAGAGGGGGGCTGGGGCAGCACCTTGCTGTAGGAAATGGCATCAAACAGCTCACTGATCTGGGATGGTGTGTTGATCTCCTCGGCAGGGGTGGACAGTGGGTGGGACGAGGCCAGGGCATCCACAGCCATCACACAGTGCACGTCATTCAGTACTATGAGGTCTTTCTGCAGATGGCCGACGGCCATCAGGAGACTGGCCTGGGAGGGGGTGACCCAGGCATCCCTCTACCTCCCCCCCAGTCCCCAGGGTGGCTGGCTCACCAGATTCCAGGTGGGCTCTGCATAGTCGGCACCCAGGTACTCCAAGTAGGAGGCAAAGCCCTCGTTCAGCCATAGGTCATTCCACCATTCCACAGTCACCAGGTTCCCAAACCACTGAGTGGGGAAGGAAAGGGGGTTCATCTGCGTTGCTCCCTAACAGCACTTTACCAAGCCCCAGGCATCTACCAGGCACAGGCCAGGCACTCTACTGGCAGCACGGTGAGCCCCTCCTGCCACTGCGCCAGGTGCTACCCCCTTCCCCTCTCAGCTACTCAGGGCAGAGTTGGAACTGTGCCATCTGCTCCCAGAGCCCCTGATCCCTTCTCTGCCCTCTCTGTGCAGGGGCTGGCTACCTGGTGGGCCAGCTCGTGAGCAATCACAGTGACCACCCACTCCTTGTTGGTGCTGGAGGAGGACACAGGGTCAAACAGCAGGGCGTTTTCCCGGCAGGTCACCAGCCCCCAGTTCTCCATGGCCCCAGCGTTGAAGTCAGGCAGGCCTATCTGATCTGCAGAGGAGAGGCGGTTGGTGGGGTGGCCTCggtgtggagctgtgcccactgtctCCCGCTTCAAGGCCCCTGACTCAGAAGATTTTTGAAGTGGGTAGGGTGTGTCATAATGCCCAGCAAAGAAGTTTAGGATGGGGCCTGTCACGTTCAGGGCATAATCACCATGGCCTTCATCGATAGCACTGGGTCGAGCCCAGATCCGGATCTGCAGAACGGGAGGGTGGAAGGCGGGAGGCTAAGTGCCCTCTTGGATCTTGATGCAGAGGGCAGAGTAACAGAACCCAGTGGGCTGGGGGGTCTCCAGATGCCAAGCCTAGGTTAAACTGAGAGACCTGGTCAGCAGGGGGACAATTAGGGTGCTTTGAGGGCCCTAGGTCCTAGGGAGGAACCTTTGGGGATAATGAGAGCCATAGCCATCATCTGTCTGGCACCTGTGGTCGGGAACTTTCTTCATGATGAGGAATTATTGTTCCCATTTTTCCAATGCAGAGACAAGGTTCAAAGAACTTAAGACACTTGCCTGGGATCACTCAGAGCTGGGACTCAAACAGTGGCCTAACCATTTAGAAGCCGGCAGAGGGGTGAGGATACGGAAATATTCCTCCAGCCTGGGTCACTATGGGCCCAGAACACATGGGCACAGCTTCTTAACAGGACATTATTGGGCGACTGCGTCTCCACTTTTGTGAATTCACTGACAATGTAGGCCAACAGGTATGTGGACATCTTGGGTGTCATTTCGAACTCAGTGACAGACCAGTCAGGCTCTCCATCCAATGCAGCACTGGGACCTATGCAGGGGTCGTATGAGTGTGGGACGGTGCACCCTCTGCCCTGCACCCCAGCTCCATGTTGCCTGCTCCCGGGACCAATCTGCTCACCTTTGGGAAGCATGTTAGACAGAGCCACGTAGTCCTTGGGGTGGATGAGCGTGATGCTAAACTGGGCCTTCATGGCAGGTTCATCAAAGCATGGGAAAGATTTCCGGGCATCTGCTGCCTGCATCTGTGTCGTGGCCACCACTCTGCCCAAACCAGGGTGTTAGAGGGTATGCTGGGGCGCAATGTTGGGGTTTTTAGGGTGCTCTAGGACATACCAGGGAAGGGGTGCATGGCAGCTGTTCCAGCCTGGCTCCTGCCCTTGCCCTCCCCCAGGTGCCCAGGGGCCCTGGCAGGCCAACAGGATGAGAGATCaaggttccaggactcagtctaagTCCCAGAAGGTTCCACCCCTGTATTAGCTGGGGGACTGCAGCAAGCTTCTCTCCTCTGAGCCTTGGTTTTCCTGTCTGTCCAAGGGACCCCTCTGTCCCTCATCCCTGGCTCCCTGAATTGGGGTAGGCTAGCCCTCCCACTCTGTCACATGGTGTGTATATGATCCACACAGCTGGAGATAAATGTTGGGCCATCCCAGGGCTCCAGAAGTTTCTAAGGCCTTGAATGCAAACCCTCTGGTGGGCCTTGGGACCCAGGTCTGCCCCCAGGGGCAGCCCAACCCAGGGAACTTACTTTTTCACGTTGCCATCCATGTATTCGCTGCAGTAGAAGCCTGCCAGGTCATCGGCCAGCTCCCCCTGAAACTCGGTGTCCATCTCATACTTGTGGCCCACCTCCAGGTAGCCCTTGAGGTGTACCACCAGGTACTCTGTACGCTCCACCAGCTCAGTCCTGTTGATGGCAGGGGGCTGGAAGTCACCCGCAAGACCACCATGTGCTCCTGTTTCCTTGTGTAGTTGAGCTTTTTGCTGTGGATGATGATGACGTTGGTGGCTTCCTTGCAGGTGAAGAGGACGGTGCTGGAGCCCTCAAAGATGTACAGGCCATCTTTATTGGGAGTGAAGTAAGGCCTCAGCTTCATCTGGTAGGAGTCAGTTATCAGAGACTTGGGCAGGCAGTACTGGTTTCATAGAAGGTTCTGGTCCACAGTGGTGGCTGAGACAGTAGTGGAGACCACAGGGATTTCAGGGGCTTCGGTGAAGCTCTCAGCATTCCGATTCTTCTCCTGAGCGTACACCACAGACAGAGCGACGATGGTACACAGAGCTGCCACGCCCAGAAGGATGCCCAGGATGCCTAGGGACTTGGAGATGTAGAAGCCCTTGGCCATGGTGAGGGTGGCAGGGCCCTCAGGGCAGCTCAGTCTGGGCAGAGAATGGAGCAGCCTTGGGCCAGACTTATATCCTGCAGAGGGAGGAGCCCCACCGCCACTGGCCTGGGCAAAGATTAACCAAGGCTCAGACAAGCGAAGGTCACTGGCCTGGGCAGGGGCACGCTCTGCCCAGGGCTCCAGAGAGGAGATCCAGGAACCTGTGCGGAGCTCGGCTCAGGGGTGCCTGTCGGAAGCAAAGGGTGTCTGGTTACAGGCTGCAGGCAGTTGGGAGCTGGGCTGGAGGACTGAAGGACAGGCGTTAGGCTGTGGGCCCAGGAGGAAGAGGGAGCCGCCAGGTGGCACTGATCTGCCTGTGAACAGAGATGGTGGGCACAACATCAGGATTGAAGTCAGAGTCAGGGAAGGACTTCCCAGAAGAAAGATCAGGAACATGCACAGAGAAGAATGAAGGCTATTCCCAGCTCCCTGTCACAAACACTCAGAAATCACCCtttaggtttgatccctggaaagATGCCAGGGGCTCCTTAGCGACAAGGTCCTAGCCTCTCTTGCCTTCTTCCGAttcccctcccttttcttttctgtcAAAACTTTCCCCTCAATTAGCTCCCTGAATAAAGTGCAATGAGTTGTTTtcctgggttttttgtttgtttgtttttgtttggtttgggtttttttgtttgtttgttttggtattggggattgaactcaggggtactcagtcACTGAACccagtttttgtattttatttagaggcagggttcatggagttgcttggcaccttgctaaattgctgaggctggctttgaacttgtgatcctcctgccttagcctcccaagcctctgggatgacaggttgataggtgtgcaccacctggctgctgcttttttttttttaagtaaggaagttggagggctggggctggggctcagtggtagagtgctcacctagctcgtgtgaggctctggatttgatcctctgcaccacataaaaataaataaataaaggtattgtgtccatctacaactaaaaaaaattttaaaaaataaaataaagaagttggAAACTAAAGTTCTTCCCGTATGTGACCTTTACAGTATCTATATCTCAGGTTTGTACAACAGATTTAAGGAAAAATCATTAAACACCCCATAGTAGAACCTAGCAGACATGCCCATCCTTCTCACCCGAGCTCAGTGCTGccttttttttctattgttgTTAAAAATGAAGAGATTACTTATACTTAATAAAATATGCCCACACAGGAAAACTATGTTCACTGATTGTCCTTCTTGTCCACCAGCTGGGTCTCTCGACACAGCCTGACACTCACCACCGTGTCCACTTCACCCCCAACTAACCATGTCCTTGATGTGGACCCTGCTGTACCCTCATGGACTCCCTTCATCTTCCAGGGCCTTCAAAACTCTTCACCACACACATTGGATAATTTTCTGCCACTGCTTAAAGTCTTTCTTTTGCTCTGTAGAACCCAGACCACACCTTTTCAAGGGGCCCACAAGTCCAGAAGCAGTTAGCCCAACCACTTCCAACCTGGTTCCCACCACTCTCCCCTCCAACACTATTCCAGCCACTCTGGCTTTCATCCAGCCCCACCaccacagggcctttgcacattCTGCTCCAGTTGCCTGGATTGAATTTTCTTCCCTTTTGCCTGAGTTAATCCCTGCTCATCTTTCAAGTTTTCCTCAGAGAAGCCATGCCGACCTCCCTGACAAGCCATTACCATCATAAATCTCTTCTCCAAAGCCCTAAAACTCAGCACAGGTTTCCACCTGATCCGTGTGATGATGACTTGAGTCATGGACTACAGGCCCTGCAAGAGCAGGACCTTGGCTGTGGCCCCCAAGGGTGGCCTGATGCCTAGCGTGTGGTAGGTGCTCAGGATACATTTATTGAGAGAATTCACATGTGGAGAAGTGAGTATGtgaatgggtgggtggatgggtggatggacgggtggatggatagatggatgaatggGTGAACCAATGACTCAATCCAGGGGAAATTCCTTACTGACGTCTTTGGAGCGTTCACTCCACCCTATACCCTGTCCCACACATGCTCCAGGAGAAGTGTTCACCCTCTTGGGCCTTCCCCAGCCTCCGTAGATGTGCAGAACTCTGGGCAGGCGCAAGAATCCAGGGCTCGCGCGTCTGTCGGCTCCTGAGGGTCTCATTCATCTCCCACCTCCTGCCAGCCAACGGCCACACGAAGTCTTGTTAAATAAACATGTGCATTAGTTGAAAGGCCACCTAGATTAACTCACTCAGGCCCAAAATGTGGAGTGAACAGTGAAAGATGGCCACTCTCATCTGGTCCATGGAGGCTGGGGTCTGTGCCTAGGCTCTTTGGGGGGGAATCCTGAAAGTTCGCATTTCAGACTGAGGGTGCTCTGAACATTTGACATTTCCCTTTCCCTCCAGAGACCCGTCCCCGGGGCCTTGGTGTGGGACTAAAGTGGGCTTCCCACTACAGGGACCTGTAGCCAGTCCCACGAAGCCTGGGCTGATGGCCAAGGGGCAGTGACAGGAAGCCAAGCATCTGGGGTAGTGCTCTGGTGTGGGCACAGTGACAGAGGGCATAGTGGCCCCCAAGGGTGACTCATTATGTGCTCAGAGTGGAATTTGCCCAGGGAAGGTCATCTTCACAGTGCCCACAGGCTGGCCGCTGAGGGCCACACATCCCCCTGGCCCTCACTTCACTCTGAGAAGTGACTGGGCCTGCTGCAGATCTTCTGACGCCACACTCCTTCCCGAACTCCTAGATGGTGCAAAGCCCTCCCACCTTTGCAGTAGAAACACCCAAAAGTCCATTCAGCCTAATCCCTTCTCCAAACAAAGAAAAAGGCCCTGCCTGGCCCACCGTGGTCTCTTCCTGTTTGCTTTGGACACAGACCACGGGCCCAGCTGGCTGCAATCTTCTCTCTTGGAAATGGGCCTCTGGTCTTCCAATCTGGCACAGCAGGAAGCCCTGAGCTGGCCCCCTCGTGAGAGGTCCCTGCTCTGGGCACCATGCCAGCCCAGGCTAGGGGCACAGCGAAGGAGGGCAGGCTTTGCAGCCCTTCCTCCAGCCCCCGGCCTGGGCCCAGGCCTGGCCACCTTCACACCCCCATCAGGCAGAGGTGGCCCTGGTGCCTCTCACTGTCACCCAACCCTGCCACCACATTTAGTAGAGGAATCTGCCTGAGATTCTGGGGGTGACTCTCCCACACAAACTATGTCCCAAGGACCTCAATGCCTTTGGAATGAAGCCTCATGATCTTCTGTGAGCTTGACCCTCCTGCCTGTCTGTCTTTCCATTTCCCACTGTGGCTCCAGCTGCCAGCATTTCCCCAAATCCTctgagcaatttttttttaacctctgtaCCTTTGCCAAGAATGTCTTGCTCTTTCGTCCTGTCAAATTCCTATTCATCCTTCAAAACCCAATTCAAATGTCCCTGTCTTGTCGTGTATGGCAGCCCCTCTCCCATCTGTATTCCCTGGCCTCCAGTTCACATCTCTATCACAACACTTACAAAAAGGCCATCATTGTGTTCAGAAGCCTGCCATGAGACCTAAGCACCCGTCAATGCTGGCTAAATGAACAACAATACCCATAATCCTTGCCATGACCTATGGGTCCAGTGATCCATCCCAGATGATTCTTTCAACTCATCTCGAGCCCTCACCCCCATCTCCACCCCACTGGCCTCTTTGGGTTCCTCAAGCCTACTAAGTTCTTTCCTTCTTGAACCAATGTGCACACAAGCTGGGCCCTCAGGGCCTGAAAGCTGCCAGCCTTTCCCACATCACCTGCCTACAGGTCCtagagtctcccttcagtggtgcTGCCCAACACAGCCCTCCCCATGCCCCCACAGGGGTAGCACAGTGTACATCCAAGCCCCACCTGGGCACAGCACCTAGCAACAGCAGACAGGCTTGTAAAATGGAGGCACCAATAGGAAAATAAGAGACAGCAGTTAAAGGTGGAGCTCCAGCCTAGGGCAGGTCCTGTCGCCACACTCCTTCCCAAACTCCTAGATGGTGCATGTGAACCACTTTTTGTGATCTGTCTGCACATTGTTTacttaatattttctttaaatcaattcattttttctttcttagctTCCTTTTGAGTAACAATGACAATGAAACCATGGTTGGATGTgttaaattatatttcttttctgATAAACATCAACTCATGactattaactttaaaaatgttCATCTTAGTGAGGtatggtggcatgtgcctgtcatcccagtgacttgggaggcagaggatcgcaagttccagggcagcctgggaaacttagagagaccctgtctcaaagcaaaaaattttaaaaagagctgcgggtgtagctcagtggaagaacacccctgggttcaatccctagtatcgcaAAACAACCACCACAACAAACCTGTTCACTTAAAGTCTTCTTCTACCTCTACACCCACTTGGGAACCACTGCTGTGCCCTTTATGATTTGGGGGTGCTGTCACCTAAGGGCTGTCTTTGGCATGGGATCTTTCTGCAGGTGAGTAAAATGTATGCCTTCTTTTCCAAACTGTTCATTTCTTGCTGGAGTTGAAGCCAAGACCCCCAGCCCATCTCAACCAAGACCACTTCTCTATAGGCTTACATTTCCAGCTTGCTGATATTTGAGATCAGAAGacaaaaaactaacaaaacaaaacactcataCTGCCAACAGTTGTGCCACAGAAGATGTAGACATGGTCACATGTGCAGAAGATGTCATCTGAAAGGAAGAAGCTGCCTTGTCTCAGATCAGAGGGTAAAGTTGCACAAAGACCCAGGAGCTGGGAAGGGCTGTGGCCTGAAAGTGGATGGGTAGTCAAGGAAACCGCTGGGTGACCCAGGCTGCATCCTAGACCACTGTCTCCTTGGATAGGCCCCTGGCCACTCTTCCTGAGTGCCTCCACTGTGGAATATGGGGCTGGGCAGGCTGGGAGTGAGAGGACAACCTGAAGTCCTAAAGGAGTAGTCATGGGGGCAAGCACAAGGCTGGGCCCCATCAGGGTACACTCTGACCGTGGCTTCTCCTGCCCTGCTCCAGCCTCTACCACAGCTGCCTTGGCTGGGCCTGGGCCAGACCCCAGGGTGCTTCCTCTGGGAGCCTTAGACATTGTCCATCCTGTGAGAACCCCATCAGGCTCCATGGAGCCCCTGTAGCCCAATGCAAGGCACTTGGGAGGGAGGGAACAGAGGGGTCCTTGTGGGGTGGGAGGAGTACAGAAGCTATGGAGAGGCCATGCTGGGCTGAAGGTCCTTCCTGGCAGTTCTCATCAGTATGAAAGCATCTACTAGGTACCACGCTGGGATAATTATCcttttttacagataagaaaatggaggtcagagaggttaagtgacttgtcCAAGGCCACACATCAAGTTAGCATCAGATTTTATAAACGGTAGTTATATATGCCTACCAAAAGCATCCTCCCATACAGCCCCTCATTTCTATAGTGGCAGAGCCCAGAAGagttaaagacctaaatagaagaCACATTCTTTTAGTCAGGTCAGGACCATGAGCAGGGCCCAGTTCTGAGAAGTGAAACTTCCTGTAAGCAGCGGCTCACACACAGGTTTGTGGAGGACCCTGGCCCTGCCTCTAGAGCTATGGCTGGGGCCACTGTAgggcctctggtgacagaaacccAGGATTGGGCTCAGGCTGGGGATAGATGGCTGCTGGCCCGTGTGGATAAGGGCACTAGGGCCTCAGTGTGAGTAGCTGGCCTGCCATACATGCTGGAGGACTTGCTTTAAATGTTTGTAGGCCCCAAGGCCTAGAAGGCTCTAGGGGAATGTGAGGGCAGGGGACTGGGCTGCCTCAAAGAGtgtagcctgttttttttttttttttttttccatctctgaGTAGCTTTGTTGTACTCAAAACAAGTCTGGGTCTAGTCTCAGACTCCCAGGCTCTATAGGGAGGCCCGCTAGAGAGGATGAGAGCTGGGCCTGGGCAACTCTCTCCTCTCCTCACCCAGCTCCTCTCACACTGGGTAATGGGGCAGGGCCAGTCCTCCTGTAGAATGTGAGCCCATCCCCACCTCTTCCTGAACACCCCCACCCTACATGTCTACCTCCTCTCTTCAAAACATGACCTGAGGGACCACCCGTCCAACTTTCCCCTTGCATAGGAGAATCAAATGAGGCCCAGGAAAGCCTGGGGGCATTTTGTAACT is a genomic window containing:
- the LOC143390172 gene encoding aminopeptidase N-like, encoding MAKGFYISKSLGILGILLGVAALCTIVALSVVYAQEKNRNAESFTEAPEIPVMKLRPYFTPNKDGLYIFEGSSTVLFTCKEATNVIIIHSKKLNYTRKQEHMVVLTELVERTEYLVVHLKGYLEVGHKYEMDTEFQGELADDLAGFYCSEYMDGNVKKVVATTQMQAADARKSFPCFDEPAMKAQFSITLIHPKDYVALSNMLPKGPSAALDGEPDWSVTEFEMTPKMSTYLLAYIVSEFTKVETQSPNNVLLRSCAHVFWAHSDPGWRNISIRIWARPSAIDEGHGDYALNVTGPILNFFAGHYDTPYPLQKSSESGALKRETVGTAPHRGHPTNRLSSADQIGLPDFNAGAMENWGLVTCRENALLFDPVSSSSTNKEWVVTVIAHELAHQWFGNLVTVEWWNDLWLNEGFASYLEYLGADYAEPTWNLKDLIVLNDVHCVMAVDALASSHPLSTPAEEINTPSQISELFDAISYSKGASVLRMLSSFLTEDLFKKGLASYLHTFEYQNTVYQDLWHHLQEAVDNQSEIELPDHVSNIMDCWILQMGFPVITVDTSKGEISQEHFLLDPESNVTRPSQFNYLWIVPITSIRNGIEQKTYWLQSVQKAQHEYFRTSSDNEWVLLNLNVTDYYLVNYDESNWKKIQTQLRQICRWAIPVINRAQVIHDSFNLASAGRIPVTLALDNTLFLIQETEYMPWEAALSSLNYFKLMFDRFEVYGPMKNYLKKQVYPLFTYYRNLTNFWTQRPPILMEQYNQVNAISTACANGIEECETMVTNLFKEWMTNPTINPIHPNLRSTVYCNAISQGGEEEWEFAWHQFRNATLVNEADKLRAALACTNEVWLLNRYLSYTLNPDYIRKQDTVSTITSITNNVIGQTLVWDFVRSNWKKLFEDYGGGSFSFSNLIQAMTRRFSTEYELQQLERFKMENMDTGFDSGTRALEQALEKTKANIKWSVAGPPFSEPKTPVSSPQ